Below is a window of Phocoena sinus isolate mPhoSin1 chromosome 2, mPhoSin1.pri, whole genome shotgun sequence DNA.
TGGTTCCCTACTTATGCAGTGAGGGCTATTATGGTAGAAAAGGCTAAATGGAAGCTATTAGTACTGTCTCTACCTAggaaaataataaaccaaaagTAATACCGCATCCCTTGAAGGATCACAGATACTACTGCCACTATCGAGGACTTGGAAGGATGCAGGGGTGGTGATTCACACCACGTCCTCATTCATCTCTATTTGGCCTGTGCAAAAGACAGGTGGATCTTGGAGAATGGACAGTGGATTACTTTATTGTGAGCTTAATCAGGTGGTGCCTCCAATTGCAGCTGCTGTACCAGATATGGTTTCATCGCTTGAGCAAATTAACACATCCCGGGTACCTGGTATGCAGCTATTGATGTGGCAAATGTCCTTTTCTCCATACTTGTCCATAAGGTCCGCCAGCAGCAGTTTGCTTTCAACTGGCAAGGTTAGCAATACACATACACTGTTCTCCCTCAGAGGCATATCAACCCTCCAGCCCTATTCATAATTTAGTTTGCAGGGATCTCAATCACCCTTCCCTTCCACGGGATATCATACTGGCCCATTATATTGATGATATTATGTTGATTACACCTAGTGAGTGAGTAGTAGTAACTACCCTAGGCTAATTGGTAAGACATTTGCGTGTCAGAGGGTgggaaataaatctaaaatttacTTCTACCTCAGTGAAATTTATAGGGGTCCTGTGGTATGAAGCATGTCAATATATCACTTCTAAGATAAAGAGGAAGTGGAATCTGGCTTTCCTACAACCAAGAAAGAGGCTCAATACCTAGTGGTCCTCTTTGGATTTGGGAGGCAACATATTCCTTCCTCATTTGGTGTGTTACTCCAGTCCATTTACCAAGTGACCTGAAAAACTGTTAGTTTTGAGTGGGGCCCAGAAGAAGAGAAGGCTCTGCCCCAGGTCCAGGCTGCTGTGCAAACTGCTCTGCCACTTgggccatatgatccagcacatCCAATGGTGCTTGATGTCTCTCTGGCAGGTAGGGACACCGTTTGGAGCCTTTGTCAGGCTCCTATAGGTAAATCACACTGCAGGCCTTTAAGATTTTGGAGCAATGCTGTGCCATCACCTTTGGATGACTACTCTCCGTTTGAGAAACAGCTCTTGGCGTATTAGTGGGCCATAGTAGCTACTGAATGCTTGATGATGGGCCACCAAGTTGCCCATCATGAAATGGGTATTATCTGACCCACCACGCCATAAAGTGGGCCTGCACAGTACACTCCATCATCAAATGGAACTGACATATACAAAGTCAGGCCCAAGCAGGGGAGCCTAATGGGGAGTTCCCTGTGATCAGTTGACAGGGGAAGAGAAGATCTGGGCCTGGTTTAGAGATGGTTCTGCATGATATACATGCACCACCTGAATGTGGACAGCTGCAACACTACGGCCTTTCTCTGGGACATCCCTGAAGGATAGTGGTGAAGAGAAATTCTCTCAGTGGACAGAAATTTGGGGAGTTCACTTAGTTGTGCCCATTGCTTACAAGGAGAAAAGGCCAGATCTGTGATTATATACCAATTCATGGGCTGTGACCAAAGGTTTGTCTGCATGGTTAGGGACAAGGAAGGAATACGATTTGAAAATTGGTGACAAAGAAATATGGGAAAGAGGTATGTGGATAGACCTCTCTGAACGGTCAAAAAACATGAAGGTATTTGTGTCCCATGTGAATGCTCACCTAAAGCTTACATCAGCAGAGGATTTTAATAACCGAGTGAACAGGATGACCCATTCTGTTGATACCAGTCTAcctctttccccagccacccGTCATCACCCAATGGGCTCATTAACAAAGAGGCCACGGTGGCAGGGCAGGGTTGGCAGTTACACATAGGCTTTGCAACATGGACATCCACTCACCAAGGATGATCAAGCTATGGCCACCACTAACTGCCCAATCTTCAGTGGCAGAGACCAACACTGAGCCCCAAATATGGCAACATTTCCTGCGGTGATCAGACAGCTACCTGGTGGGTGCATGCCAGAAGAGGGTGCATGACACTGGACTGCTTCCTGTACAGAAGGGGAAGCATTTTATTCTTACTGGAGTAGACACTCTGGATGTAATCTTCCCTCCCTGCACACAGTGCTTCTTCCAAAGATACCAACCATGGACTTACAGAATGCCTTATCCACCACCATGGTATTCCACACAGCATTGCTTCTGATCAAGGAACTCacttcataggaaaaaaaaatgtggcaatTGGTCCATGCTTATAGAATTCACTGGTTTTATCATGTTTCCCACCATCCTGAAGCAGTTGTCttgacagaatggtggaatggccttttgaagactcagttaTAGTGCCAGCTAGGTGGCCACACCTTGCAGGGCTGGAGCAAGGGTCTCCAGAATGCTGTATATGCCCTGAATCAACGTCCAATATATGGTGCTGTTTCTCCCAAACCCAGGATTCATGAGTCCAGGAATCAAGGTGGAAATGGAATTGACACcactcattattttttatttttaaaattttatttatttacttttggctgtgttgggtcttcgtttctgtgtgagggctttctctagttgcgttgagcggaggccactcttcatcgcagtgcgcgggcctctcactatcgcggcctctcttgttgaggagcacaggctccagacgcgcaggctcagtagttgtggctcacgggcctagttgctccgcagcatgtggggtcttcccagaccagggctcgaacccgtgtcccctgcattagcaggcagattctccaccactgcaccatcagggaagcccaacaccacTCATTATTAACCTTAGTGACCCACTAGCAAAATTTTTGCTTCCTGTTTCCATGACTTTACTCTTTGCTGGCCTAGAGGTCTTAGTCCTAGAGGGAGGAATGCTTCCACCAGGAGACACAACAATGGTTCTATTAGCTGGAAGTTAAGACTGCCATctgccatcatcaaaacatctacaaacaataaatgctggagagggtgtggagaaaagggaaccctcttgcactgtaaattgtaaattgatacagccactttggagaacagtatgaagattcctttaaaaaactacaaatagaactaccatacaacccagcaatcccactactgggcatataccctgagaaaaccaaaattcaaaaagagtcatgtaccacaatgttcattgcagctctatttacaagagccaggacgtggaagcaacctaagtgtccatcatcggatgaatggataaagaagatgtggcacatatatacaatggaatattactcagccataaaaagaaacgaaattgagttacttgtagtgaggtggatggacctagagcctgtcatacagagtgaagtaagtcagaaagagaaaaacaaataccgtatgctaatacatatatatggaatctaaaaaaaaaaaagtctctgaagaacctaggggcagaataggaataaaaacgcagacatagagaatggacttgaggacatggggaaggggaagggtaagctggaacgcagtgagagagtggcatggacatatatacactaccaaatgtaaaatagatagctagtgggaagcagccacatagcacagggagatcagctcggtgctctgtgtctacctagaggggtgggatagagatgcaagagggaggagatatgggtatatatgtatatgtatagctgattcactttgttataaatcagaaactaacacaccattgtaaagcagttatactccaataaagatgtttaaaaaaaaaaaagaaaagcaaagaaaaaaagactgccACCTGGCCAATTTGGGCTCCTCATGCCTCTGAATCAATAGGCAACGAATGGAACTATGGTGATGGCTGGGGTGATTGATCCTGATTACCCAGGGGAAATTGGACTACTTCTCCACAGTAAAGGTAAGGAAGGGTAGGTCTGGAACACAGGAAATAGCTTAGGGTATCTCAGTATTACCATGCCCTGTTATTAAGGTCAATGGAAAACTATAACAACCCAATCCAGCATTGGCCCAGACCCTTCAGGAATAAAGGTTTGGATCACCCCACCAGATAAAGAACCATGATTAGATGAAGTACTTGctgaaggcaaagggaacagAGCGGGTGGTAAAAGAAGATGGTCATAAATACCAGCTACAACCATGTGACCAGTTATAGAAACAAGGACTGTAATATGTTGCGagtatgttcttatttttatatgaatacaTTTGCATTCatatttcctgtttgttttctttcctttctttttccttgttatttCCTCTTATTCCCTTAACATGTAGCATAAGACATATTGAATTTGTATCATAGTATCTCATTATTAATTTCACATCATAGTATTTAAGTTACCGGATATCAGGAAGAACAAACATCCCTGAGGGCTTTACTTCCTCTTCTGGGGAaaggataaatatataaatcaccatatcctgttggttctgtttctctgctgaACCCTAATACAAGTACCATTCCATGATGGTTGTACACACTAAACCAGAGGCCTCTACATGGGTGGGAACCAGGGGCTGGAAGTAGAAGTGGCACCACTTACCATCACTACCTATGACTCACTGAGGTGGTTTGTGCCTCCTGTCCCCTGCAACTCTAGGCTCTGCAGGGTCACCAAATAGGTCATACTTTCATAGTGGGACAAAGCTGGAGTCCCACCTGGGCATTTGGGGCTCCCTGTGTCCCTGCAGTAGCAAGAAGAGATGTCACAGTCTTGACAGGCATACTTGAGCCTAATCATTGAGAGGAGGTAGGGCATATGTGTGGAACCCAGGTGATCTCCTTAGGTGCCTCTTTGTATTTTCTAGTTCTATTGCTACTATAAATGGATAGATTCAGCAATCCGAGCCTGAGAAAGACATGGTGAGCAGGCACTCGGGTGCTTTAAAGATAAGGGCCTGGGTAATAACACAGGGTTAACATCCAACCCAAGTCATCAGAATGCTATCTAGAGATGAGGGAAACTAGAACAGATAGTGGAGAGACAGTATCAACTTTAGCCCCAGAACCAAACACAGTACTAGGGTCTCTGCTTCATCCCACTAACCTCCCTCTTCTATGGTTCCCCACAGGCAGAGATGCCTGCCAGAATCCTGGAGGAGCTGtttccagaacatataaagaaaagttGATCAGAGCAATGCAAAGATCAGACTGTGGAATTTCCAAATGAGCCACCTTCATCCTCCTCCCAGGAAAGTCTTGCTGACCAGCTGCTGGGATTATGATCAGCATAAAGCCTCCAGATGTTAGCTCTTTGGGGTCAGTCTCAGGTGCTGGGAGGTGCACGGCCAAGCTCTTATCCTTCCCAGGGCACTCACATCCAGTGAATAAGCAAGAGGAGGGTATGAAGACCAGGCCATTTTGGACCAATTCAAGACTAGTCTGTCAGGCAATATTCATCCTAGAGCTTGCTGCCAGGTTGGCCAAGGCTGAAATGTGAAATGGCCAAGGctatttctcatctgtacaacTGACTTCATCATCCTTTCTCTCTAACCTTTAATTCAGTGTCTGCTACTGGAGAACTCAAACTATCATAATGAAGTAACTACTGAAAGCACCTAGACGTCCTAGGGCCAAGGGAACAAAGGAAAGAGGTTGGGTTCATTCAAGTACTGATGATTTAAGGAGGCCCTCTGCAGAGCAGGCACCAAGACCTCTAAGGTGCCTAGCTGATGCTGGTGCTTCAGCAACTCGGAGGAGGACCACACTGCTAACCCCAGAGCTGCAACTCTGATCTCTGAAAGTATCAGTGGTCATCTGGTGCTGGTACTTCTAATGAAGAATGAGGGTAGTTCTAACAGGGTCAACAAAACTGCAATCCAAAGCCGAATGTGGCTACCAAAATGAGAGAGTAACTTTTAGCACACGAGAAAGTAAACTCCCTTCTCCCTTCATCCATCATTCCAGGCTACTTCTACTGCCCCCTTTTGGCACAGCTATCTGGAGAAGAGCTGGCAAAACAGCAATGGGGTATGTAGCGGCACATCCCGGACATTACATTTTAAGAGTACAAAGGCGGGAGGAGGTTTACAACTGATGAGACGTTAGCTTAAAGATGTGACTTTGCCATGCCTTTGCTCAGGAAACATAAAGAGAtgacttccagaaaaaaaaatgaacttttaatttgCTTAACACACTGAAGAGTAATAAGTAAGAACATGCTAGGAATCCTTCAGTGAAATATTAATGCTTATGATTCTGACATGAGGGATCCTTAAATTTTTCTTGAAACAGTCAGACATGCCCTAATACTTCTctactattaaaagaaaaaccagagatttaaaaaaaaatgaagcaggagCCTTAATCACCTTCTTCCTCCTCAGtctctttttcttccatcatTTCTGCCTCCTCCTTCGTTTTATGTTTCTTATAAAGCACAAAGAtgcaacataaaaataaacaagtcaaaGGAATAAGCCACAATAATGGCTGGTTTCCCTTCTCCTTCAGTCCTGTCTCTTCTGCTTGGGGATTAAAAGGTGGGCCACTACTATTACTACCTCCATTGCCTTGGTGTTCACAGTAGGGAGGTGCCCATCCAGGATTGCAGTGGCATTCCTGTTTATTATTGCAGATCCCCTTCATGTGGCAGGTCTCAGGCTGACAGGCTTGTGGCACACGAACCATACTGACACACTTGTTGCGGATACATATCTTTCCTGGACCACACATTGTGCCGTCTTTCACTTGACCGATATCAGATATGGACATCCCTATATGATAATCAGTGCCCCAACAAGTGGTGTCATTGAAGTGAAGCTGATGCACTGTGGAATGTTCTATCAGATTAGGAATTACTCCCACATTTTCACACTGAACTCTCCCACACAGGATATCAGGGGACGCACATTTTACGTACTGTGTGTCTTTGATACCACAGTGACCAAATCGATTTCCTTGGGTGTTGATTTCTTTGTAGCAACTCTGAGGTGCACTCCTTGCATCTTTGCCAAATATCTCCCTGCACTGTTCATCATGGTTATTACAGCTCTTTTGATAGCAGTAAGCACCACCACTACAGGGAATCCCATCCTGCACATATACATCTTCTGGGCACTGATGGGAAGTCCCATTGCACCACTCCGGAAGGTCACattcactgatctgttttctgcaCAAAGTCCCTGATGACATGACCTTGCAGTCTTTACAACAAAGCCCGAAAGCACAAGCAGCTCCAGGCTTCAGAGTGCAATTCAACAGACAGCAAGGATCATTTATGCACTGCTCTATGGTTCCACAGTCACACTCCTCTCCTTCTTCAACCACTAGGTTCCCACAATACTTCAGCCTAAAGATATTCCCTGGATGTGGAGGAGAGTAAAGACATAATCCATTACTGATAAGATTGTCCCAATACTCGGCATAACTGCAGTTGCTGAATTTATTTGTCACCTCTCTGGCAGGAAACATTATGCACCACTGAagttcacacacacaccattcagTATCATGCTGCATACCTAAATTATGACCAAGTTCATGGGTCACAACAATTGCAAAAGCATAAAGACTCTCGTCTTCAAAAACATTAACTCCACTATTAAGAGGACGCTGGCATATTCCACCAACATAGGCAAGTCCAAGCTTTATGCCAAACGATTTCTTTATGAAAAGATGGGCCGCATCATGTGACAGTCGGTGATCAAGGCTAAAATACTTCCAAACAGCAAAATCCTCCAAAAGCTTATCTATGTTATCAGTGGGAACTGGGTTTCCTTTAGTCCAGACTTCAAGCCCAGTTAAAATCACAACAAGTTCCAAAGAGTGATACAAGCTACCTATTATATTGACAACATCAAGTATTTCACGCTGCACTACTGACACATTACTTTCCGAGTGAACGAATCGAAGATTGTCCACAACCACTACCAACTCAAGAAAACGCAAGTGGGTCCACCAGCCTGTGTAAGAACTTTGCATCAGAGTGAAATTATGCAACTCCTGCAACTCCAATTGGCGTGCTACATCCTCTTCTGTTAACCCACATCTCATAGGTGGGAACTGTGTATCATCACTGTCTATCTTATACACCCAGTGTTCAAATGTGGCAGAAAACCTAACTGGTTCAATTTCATAAGCAAGATCATTTATCTGTAGTATTCCTCGAAAACCTCCAGAACAAGTACTGAGGGCAACCAGGGACTTGGGAACCCCCTCCACATAACCATGATAGTAGCAGTCATCAGGAACAAAAGGCTGATCCTGGCGGAGGGCATGCTGGTCTGTGTAGGTGAACACTGGGAGGTGTCTGGAAACCAAGAACTTCTTGACCCTCATGTGGGCAATGTGTCTCTGGCCCCCAAACCGCAGGCTGTAGGAGAGCCAGCCTGGAGCCTTTGCATTTCTGCCCCTGCCAGTCACCTTCAAGGGGATCACCAGTTCTGGAGAGGAGAAGTGCTGGGAGGCCCTGGCCTGAGAGTGGTCAGAAATGAACAAAGACACCCCAAATGAGAGCAGCAGAAAAGTGACTCTGATGTGCACCAGAGCCTCACCCACTGCCATTATGGAGCCAACTGTTTAGGGCTGAAGAGGGCAGGGCATCAGGCGCTACTGGTCTGGCTCCTCCCTCTGAGCTGTTCAGGGTGCAGGGCTGACCTTTATGGATTTATGTCCTGGAAGAGGTGAACCATCAGAGCTTCAGTGctgaaagtgaaaacagaaagaagagctAGGATGGGGTggttggggcagggagggtggggggctggagagagagaagaaggtgaTTTCAATTGGGACAAGGCTTGAATCAATAAAATTCCTGAGATTGTTTCATATATAAGTAAGGGCAAGGGGTGGGGAAAGAGCAGGTTACCTgggaaagagatgaaggaaatgcATCATAGGTTGGTAATTATTGAACCTGATAAAGATTCATTATATACTGTTCTCTAAACATGTACACTGGCATGACATTTTCCCTACTAAAAAGATTGACATCTGACTCCCAATTTCTCCTCTACCCAAAAATCTACTGATACTCTGCTAGCTTCAGTAAGCATGTAGACAGTGCATCCAAAgctcaccattttttttaatccctttattCAGACAGTTTGatccatctttccttctcttctacaGACATCTAGCCCCCATTTCTGTTTGAGGTTAGCAGTCAAACTAAGCCTCACTTAATGGGCTCATTAGTTTTGTGAGACTCCTCCAATCaagacaaatttttattttataacgcATTCTTACCTGCAGAAAATCCCTGTACATTCAAAGGAAGGCATCCATACTGACGGTGTAATAGGGAAAGGGGCTGCTATTTGGGGACAGCCCCGTTGCCTCCAATCACAGCATGGAAGCAGCAGCCTTCTCTCCACCCAGCCCAGCTGCATCATGTTCTGAATCATTAGAGACTCATCTTGGCTGTGTAAATATAGATTCCATTCTATATTTTACATGGCTGGTGAGTTAGCTGAATTCTCTAGAGAAAGCTGGACTGAAGAACTTAAAACTAGAATCAGTTCACTAAAATGTTCAAAGACTACAATTTGAATGGACTTTCTTCATacctgttaaaaatataaattttacctcaGGTAAAAGCTAATTTCACTCATTCTCTGATTTTCAGTTAAAAGTATCAATAATTtgtgcttccctggtgatgcagtggttaagaatccgcctgccaatgcaggggacacaggttcgatccctggtctgggaagatctcacatgccatggagcaacaaagcccgtgtgccacaactactgagcctgtgctctagagcccacaagccacaactactgagcccgtgaaccacaactactgaaacccatgtgcctagagcctgtgcttcgcaaccagagaagccactgcaatgagaagcccgcaaactcacaacaaagagtagcccctgatcactgcaattagagaaagcccatgagcagcaacaaagacccaacacagacagataaataaataaataaaatttaaaagtatcaataatttgcttaatatttaaaaacaaaagttaaaaaaaattggagacaCATTTGAACACATATTGGTGGCCGAATATTCTAAATAAGGACACAAATGGGTTCAGTAGTAGACAGTGTAAGAAATATCCTCAGCGTTATGATGTCAAAAACACCTGTACACTCCTGGATGCTTTTCCAGAACTAATGCATGACTACTGGAAGCCAAGAATACTAGATGAAACCTCTTAGGGAAAGCATCTCTGACACAGGTGAAATCCTAGTGACCAGATTTCCTTTCCATGTCTCTCTTCATGATATCCCTGGCTACAGATTTGGGAGTATTAAGATGGAAATGTGTGAGCTGGAAGAGGATTATTAAAGCattataaagaggaaaataaccTATATTAAGCTTCATCATAAATATGTGGTAATAATAGAAAATTTCATTGCCAAGAATCTTTGAGTCATACCAGTCTTTGTCACTATTGCACTATTCCAAAGACAAGTCCTGAAGGACCATCACATTACCATTAATTATGTGAACTGGTGTCACACCAAAGCCCTTCCTCTCTAGCATTACCTGTACTTCAAACAGTGTAAGAATCTTCTTCTGTATCAGTAATTAACTCTTCTATTTCCAGCAGCTATTTCAAACTCCTCAAAACCCCTATTTTACCTTGTCTCCACACACTCTTAGTCACAGCTAATTCAGTGTTTCAAAAACTTAGGTCACAAACCATTCAgggtcatgaaatcaatttagtgagccacaactaaataaaacaacagaaaacatcaGAGAGCTTCACACAGATCAGTATCACCTGCTATTACCTGTCACCACAGAAGCTACAGCAGCATTCTGCTGACACATCTTACGCTGATTATCAATTATTTTCTGAACcccaaaactaaatattttttgtgtgtgtgtggtaggcgggcctctcactgttgtggcctctcccgttgcggagcacaggctccagacgcgaaggctcagcggccatggctcatgggcccagccgttccgcggcatgtgggatcttcccggaccggggcacgaacctgtgtgccctgcatcggcaggcggactctcaaccactgcgcctccagggaagcccccaaaactaAAATTTATACTTTGTCTATGTAGCTGAAGATGGGAATCTGCACATTATATTACCCAATTTCTAGCTGGCTTCCTGAAGAGTTTTGTCAAGAAGGGCATGAGAGGGAGAATAAAAGGCAAAACGAAAGGACATGGGGCTCTACCTGTTTGCCTGCTGTTACTTTCAGTGACCACCACCTGCAATGGGATCTTGCTCTGGAGGCAAGAGTCAGTTACCACATTCCCAGAACCAGCTCCATCAAGCCCTATCAAAAGTACACAGGGGACAGTGCCCCCTCCTCAGAAGTCTGAAAACCAGATGTACAGAGCCATCTTCCAGTACCCTGGGCAACCCACACCAGCCAGCCAGTGTCTCTTTCTCAGATGTGCCCTGGCTATACCACAAATCTCCTTGATACAAGCCCCATAAAAGAGCACACACCCCCTCTCTGATATCTGAGTCAGTTTTAGAGGACCTTTTTCCAAGTCCTTAAGGAACCAGCACCAGCTCAGCATTACCTGATAGTAGGTACAGCTATCAACTCCACAGTACCCCTTTTCTGAGTTCCAAAATTACCAGCATCACCTGGGCCTGTAATGCCCTATCTTCTACACTCCAGGTCCAGACATATGAGGCCCATTGTGACAGCTTCTAGGTTATGATAACCCCAACCTCTTCCCTTTGTTCCCCCAATCTTAGGGGTAGAACTCCTTCTGGCAACTCATACTTCTGTGTACCTCAGTGTTCCCTTTTTACCTTTTCAGTCCTCTATTACCTTTTCAAGAATTCCCTATAGTAATTGCTCTTGGTGGGTTTCTCTTTCCTGAACTAGATCTTGACGGATACAGGACTTGGTACCAAGAGTGCTGCcaagagagacagacaaaatgGGACTCTGGGATTGGCTTGGGTATGTTCATGGCCTTAACACAACActgaactcctttttttttttttggggcggtacgcgggcctctcactgttgtgacctctcccattgtggagcacaggctccggacatgcaggctcagcgaccatggctcacaggcccagccgctccgtggcacatgggatcttcccggaccagggcacgaacccatgtcccctgcatcggcaggcggactctcaaccactgcaccaccagggaagccctgaactcctTTTGAATGGGGAATGGGCACATAGTAACATCACAATTAATTAAATTACTACTCACATTGATTGTGATGAAGTGCCCTACTGAAGCAAGTGTGTGGGGGACCAAGGGAGGGCTGTGATGATGCCTATAAGTATCTCAAGGACTGAGGTGTGGAATAGCTATACTAAATTCTAATGGAGATTTTGCAAAATGAGGTTCAAGGCTCTAAATTCTCAGCTCAGATTTCTGATAATGGTGGACaacacccccgccccccctcccccaaatctctCTTTTAGCCACATGGCCAActtcaaagaaaatcaaaatttaacTGTGGAGTTACAGAATCACAGAGTAAGTTGAATACAGAGATTTGCCAAGACTGTAGTGGGAAATCTGATTGAGACGGGAAAAAACCTTGACACTTGAAAAGAGGAATTCCAGGTGGACTGGATTGGTTCTGAGTATCTAGATGCTCCCAAGTATCCCTGATTCTCCTTTACTAGGGACGGAGACTACACCTTTCCTGTCTGAGACGTCTAACCACCTCTGGCTGGAGATGCTGTAATTATCTCAGCTGGGAAAATTATCCTGCTAGGGGATGCCTAGTATCCTCAAGACATACTCCTACTGCCCCTTATTGGCTCTAAATGCAAATCAGAATCTAATTCAACATGCTCCAGAGAAAAAGGTTCAACGTCTGaattgagaggaaagaaaaggtactctaaaataataacaatagtttACTAATTTATAttggcaaaagaaaggaaataaaccaTATTAGTAGCAGAAAAGACAAAGTGGTTACAGAGATAAAGATATATCTAATATGATAAAATTCAAGAAGAATTTGTATCTACTTAACAAATAGCTTTGAAATACGTAAAGCGaacactgacaaaacaaaaaggagagggcttccctggtggcacagtggttgagagtctgcctgccgggttcgtgccccggtccgggaagatcccacatgctgcggagtggctgggcccgtgagccagggctgctgagcctgcacgtccagagcctgtgctccacaatgggagaggccacaacagtgagaggcccacgtactgcaaaaaaaaaaaaaaagagagaaaaattcaaaatctaCTTGTAGGTATTAGCACACTGTCAGCAATGGATAgaaccacccccccccaaaaaaatgaataaggaagtAGAAGATTTAAGCAAAGATAATCAAGTTAATCAAGTTAATCTAACTGATACATATAAAacacccatcaaaaaaaatgagatgacaaagaaatatgttaaagatgaaggagcaaggtaagaacctacaagaccaaataaatgaagaggaaataggcaacctacctgaaaaagaattcagagtaatgatagtaaaaatgatccaaaatctcagaaatagaatggaggcatggaatgagaaaatataagaaatgtttaacaaagatctagaggaactaaagaacaaacaaacagagg
It encodes the following:
- the LOC116748729 gene encoding disintegrin and metalloproteinase domain-containing protein 20-like; its protein translation is MAVGEALVHIRVTFLLLSFGVSLFISDHSQARASQHFSSPELVIPLKVTGRGRNAKAPGWLSYSLRFGGQRHIAHMRVKKFLVSRHLPVFTYTDQHALRQDQPFVPDDCYYHGYVEGVPKSLVALSTCSGGFRGILQINDLAYEIEPVRFSATFEHWVYKIDSDDTQFPPMRCGLTEEDVARQLELQELHNFTLMQSSYTGWWTHLRFLELVVVVDNLRFVHSESNVSVVQREILDVVNIIGSLYHSLELVVILTGLEVWTKGNPVPTDNIDKLLEDFAVWKYFSLDHRLSHDAAHLFIKKSFGIKLGLAYVGGICQRPLNSGVNVFEDESLYAFAIVVTHELGHNLGMQHDTEWCVCELQWCIMFPAREVTNKFSNCSYAEYWDNLISNGLCLYSPPHPGNIFRLKYCGNLVVEEGEECDCGTIEQCINDPCCLLNCTLKPGAACAFGLCCKDCKVMSSGTLCRKQISECDLPEWCNGTSHQCPEDVYVQDGIPCSGGAYCYQKSCNNHDEQCREIFGKDARSAPQSCYKEINTQGNRFGHCGIKDTQYVKCASPDILCGRVQCENVGVIPNLIEHSTVHQLHFNDTTCWGTDYHIGMSISDIGQVKDGTMCGPGKICIRNKCVSMVRVPQACQPETCHMKGICNNKQECHCNPGWAPPYCEHQGNGGSNSSGPPFNPQAEETGLKEKGNQPLLWLIPLTCLFLCCIFVLYKKHKTKEEAEMMEEKETEEEEGD